A region from the Medicago truncatula cultivar Jemalong A17 chromosome 6, MtrunA17r5.0-ANR, whole genome shotgun sequence genome encodes:
- the LOC25495820 gene encoding protein PNS1, whose amino-acid sequence MASLKNFNVTTNSTKAQDSSFLNQTLTGNIVRKIFKILFYLHLLIISLLVIILTIYGLITTSQTHNFHPMKWYPPLFISIACAGVFGFTWQWITLKNPKKALSAIFWLSPLLTCAMAIMLVYIESPISLIIGIIALVSSLIQSLYSCWVSHRYEYANKILSTSIADFPFKSMMILTFSSILIGILYCFFLVIGIGGAKAIENKTKLTSLFIMVILLSLGWTMQFLKNVIQVTISRVKYMNLGCGVMMDPSVALNDTLKYFIGSVSIGSILVPFISTFRGFARSIKIAGGDSDEFMFSCVSCYMGIASILVSCGNRFGFVHVGVYNKGFVQASCDTWDIFNRVGLVQLIDLDLTGSFCFFSGVAGGAISSLVSGIWSIVLDKNYATELSIYGFLIGYFMVRLALACPQACVSAYYVAYAENPQSTHFDSTIPMRLEQLQRSQV is encoded by the exons ATGGCTAGTTTGAAGAACTTCAATGTCACCACAAACTCTACTAAG GCACAAGATTCAAGCTTTCTAAACCAAACACTAACCGGAAATATTGTGAGGAAAATCTTCAAGATTCTTTTCTATCTCCACTTGCTTATAATTTCACTTTTGGTAATTATCCTCACAATCTATGGCCTAATCACTACCTCTCAAACCCACAATTTCCATCCAATGAAGTGGTACCCTCCACTCTTCATCTCTATAGCATGTGCTGGAGTTTTTGGTTTCACATGGCAATGGATCACTCTCAAGAACCCTAAAAAAGCTTTAAGCGCAATATTTTGGCTTAGCCCTTTGCTTACATGTGCAATGGCCATTATGCTTGTGTACATTGAATCTCCAATAAGTCTTATAATAGGTATTATTGCTTTGGTTTCTTCATTGATTCAATCCCTTTATAGTTGTTGGGTCAGTCATAGATATGAATATGCCAACAAAATTTTGTCAACTTCAATAGCTGATTTTCCATTCAAAAGCATGATGATATTGACATTTTCATCAATCCTCATTGGAATTCTTTATTGCTTTTTTCTTGTAATTGGAATTGGAGGAGCAAAAGcaattgaaaacaaaacaaagctaACTTCCTTATTCATTATGGTGATTTTGTTGAGCCTAGGGTGGACCATGCAATTTCTTAAGAATGTGATTCAAGTCACAATTTCAAGGGTAAAGTATATGAATTTAGGTTGTGGAGTAATGATGGACCCAAGTGTTGCATTGAATGATACTTTAAAGTACTTCATTGGAAGTGTTTCAATTGGTTCAATATTAGTACCATTTATTTCAACCTTTAGGGGATTTGCTAGGTCAATAAAAATTGCTGGAGGAGATAGTGATGAATTCATGTTTTCTTGTGTTAGTTGCTATATGGGAATTGCATCAATTCTTGTGAGTTGTGGAAATAGGTTTGGTTTTGTGCATGTTGGAGTTTATAATAAAGGGTTTGTGCAAGCATCATGTGATACTTGGGACATTTTTAATAGGGTTGGATTGGTGCAACTTATAGACTTGGATCTCACTGGATCATTTTGCTTCTTTAGTGGAGTGGCTGGGGGTGCAATTAGTAGCCTAGTGAGTGGAATTTGGAGCATTGTGTTAGACAAGAACTATGCTACTGAATTGTCCATTTATGGTTTCCTCATTGGGTACTTTATG GTTCGATTGGCTTTGGCATGTCCACAAGCATGTGTCTCTGCTTACTATGTTGCTTATGCAGAGAACCCACAAAGCACTCATTTTGACTCTACTATCCCAATGCGATTGGAACAGTTGCAAAGATCTCAAGTATAG